A single genomic interval of Notolabrus celidotus isolate fNotCel1 chromosome 13, fNotCel1.pri, whole genome shotgun sequence harbors:
- the LOC117823773 gene encoding moronecidin-like, translating into MKCAVLFLVLSMVVLMPEPGECFLHHIMNGAFHGVGHLFHGLIHGGDVEQQQLEQLDKREIEHRPGRLGFQ; encoded by the exons ATGAAGTGCGCTGTGCTCTTTCTTGTGTTGTCCATGGTTGTCCTCATGCCTGAACCTGGAGAGTGCTTTCTGCATCACATCATGAACGGAGCCTTCCATGGGG TGGGCCACTTATTCCATGG gtTAATCCACGGTGGCGACgttgagcagcagcagctggagcagcTGGACAAACGTGAGATTGAGCACAGACCTGGACGGCTCGGTTTTCAGTAG